In a genomic window of Helianthus annuus cultivar XRQ/B chromosome 10, HanXRQr2.0-SUNRISE, whole genome shotgun sequence:
- the LOC110885530 gene encoding 40S ribosomal protein S20-1, translating into MAAAAVAYAAVKPGKLGLEEPQEQIHKIRITLSSKNVKNLEKVCTDLIRGSKDKKLRVKGPVRMPTKVLNITTRKSPCGEGTNTWDRFELRVHKRVIDLFSSPDVVKQITSITIEPGVEVEVTIADP; encoded by the exons ATGGCGGCAGCAGCAGTAGCATATGCAGCAGTGAAGCCAGGAAAGCTGGGCCTAGAAGAGCCTCAAGAACAGATTCACAAGATTCGAATCACACTGTCATCCAAGAATGTTAAGAATCTTGAGAAAG TTTGCACGGATCTGATTCGTGGATCCAAGGACAAGAAATTGAGGGTGAAGGGACCTGTAAGAATGCCAACCAAGGTTCTTAACATCACTACCAGGAAATCCCCCTGTGGTGAAG GAACAAACACATGGGACCGATTTGAGCTTCGTGTTCACAAGCGTGTTATTGATCTTTTCAGCTCTCCAGACGTCGTTAAGCAGATCACCTCCATCACTATTGAACCTGGTGTTGAGGTTGAAGTTACAATTGCGGATCCTTAA
- the LOC110885531 gene encoding guanylate kinase 1, which yields MGEAPVFNNNDLHASITNGCYLKLKESESAIVVGNKTYVIGGLDNPASNGVRIFDKSTGEWVIPIVLGTKPNGFKGHSMMLLNNDRILIIKHNSKSNDCVWFLEVDTRFVQEQKKKFGTEVVSWSKGVIGDAERPIVISGPSGVGKGTLINMLMKEFPTMFGFSVSHTTRAPREKEQNGVHYHFTNRDIMEEDIKAGKFLEFASVHGNLYGTSIEAVEVVADAGKRCILDIDVQGARSVRASSLEAIFIFICPPSFEELEKRLRARGTESEEVIQKRLRNAKAELEQGTSSGLFDHILVNDDLEACYERLKKILGLDGSTDATLKTPTEVFALPMEISLSKIDERIIINSENADQKVVLDLSSMKGGAPGRTRGIRMYPAGLHSYDNADENV from the exons ATG GGGGAAGCTCCAGTTTTCAATAATAATGATTTACATGCCAGTATTACAAATGGGTGTTATTTGAAACTGAAGGAATCTGAATCAGCCATTGTTGTTGGGAATAAGACA TATGTCATTGGTGGGCTTGATAATCCTGCGTCGAATGGAGTTCGTATATTCGATAAGTCCACTGGTGAATG GGTGATTCCAATCGTTCTAGGAACAAAACCAAATGGATTCAAGGGTCATTCGATGATGCTTTTGAATAACGATAGGATCTTGATTATCAAACACAATTCAAAATCTAACGATTGTGTTTGGTTTCTTGAG GTGGACACCCGGTTTGTTCAAGAACAAAAGAAGAAATTTGGAACCGAGGTAGTTTCTTGGAGTAAAGGAGTTATAGGTGATGCGGAGCGACCCATAGTAATTAGTGGCCCGTCTGGCGTGGGTAAGGGTACGCTAATCAATATGTTAATGAAAGAGTTCCCGACAATGTTCGGGTTTTCCGTTAGCCACACAACACGTGCACCGAGAGAAAAAGAGCAAAACGGTGTTCATTATCATTTCACAAACAGAGACATTATGGAAGAAGATATTAAAGCTGGGAAGTTTCTAGAATTCGCTTCGGTTCATGGGAATCTTTACGGGACTAGTATTGAAGCCGTTGAGGTAGTTGCTGACGCCGGAAAG agatGTATCCTTGACATTGATGTTCAAGGGGCACGGTCTGTGAGGGCTAGCTCACTTGAAGCTATTTTCATCTTTATTTGCCCGCCTTCGTTTGAGGAGCTTGAGAAACGCCTTCGTGCGAG AGGGACGGAGTCTGAAGAAGTGATCCAAAAACGACTTCGTAACGCTAAGGCTGAGCTTGAACAAGGAACTTCCAGTGGTCTTTTTGATCATATTTTGGTTAATGATGACCTTGAGGCTTGTTATGAACGACTTAAG AAAATCTTGGGTCTTGACGGAAGTACTGACGCTACCTTAAAAACCC CAACTGAAGTGTTTGCACTGCCAATGGAGATCTCACTGTCCAAAATTGATGAAAGGATCATTATAAACAGTGAGAATGCTGATCAGAA GGTTGTCCTTGATTTAAGTTCTATGAAAGGCGGGGCCCCTGGGCGGACGAGAGGGATAAGAATGTATCCTGCTGGTCTGCATTCATACGATAACGCCGATGAAAACGTCTAG